Proteins encoded within one genomic window of Spirulina major PCC 6313:
- a CDS encoding outer membrane beta-barrel protein, which produces MNSTVLTAIAISSGVIASIVFPSMAQAEPLPFPEGPMTAEAVATPLPFPESGLTEPLPTVIPVPEAMPTSAIAPPTRTAIPTHHQAPAKNDAKVEFLSLADLATDKTSAIALTSYSTNTMPTTPTTATTAPPEVAQVNRNLFVNRPWSYVGAGINLGLEGDTDIGDTSFAIISKIAIGDNLSLRPGAIIGENVAILVPVTYDFTVPNVDPFEAALLRPYVGGGVVFTTNDTAADAGVDNNVGPMITGGLDVRFNDKWVANAGLNVGFLGDDAEFGLVIGVGYIFSNR; this is translated from the coding sequence ATGAACTCAACCGTATTAACCGCGATCGCAATTAGTTCCGGTGTGATTGCTTCCATCGTGTTTCCTTCCATGGCCCAGGCCGAACCGCTCCCGTTCCCGGAAGGGCCGATGACCGCTGAGGCGGTCGCGACCCCGCTCCCCTTTCCGGAAAGTGGCCTGACGGAGCCACTCCCCACCGTGATCCCTGTGCCTGAAGCGATGCCCACTTCAGCGATCGCGCCTCCCACCCGCACCGCCATTCCCACCCACCACCAAGCCCCCGCCAAAAACGACGCAAAGGTCGAATTTCTCAGTCTGGCGGATCTGGCCACCGACAAAACCTCAGCGATCGCGCTGACCAGTTACAGCACCAACACGATGCCCACCACTCCCACCACGGCCACGACAGCCCCCCCAGAAGTCGCCCAGGTGAATCGTAATCTCTTTGTGAATCGACCCTGGAGCTATGTGGGAGCGGGGATCAATTTAGGGCTAGAGGGTGATACTGATATTGGCGATACCTCTTTTGCGATCATTTCCAAAATTGCGATCGGGGATAATCTGTCGCTCCGTCCCGGGGCTATTATTGGGGAAAATGTGGCGATCCTCGTGCCGGTCACCTACGACTTTACCGTGCCCAATGTAGACCCCTTTGAAGCTGCTTTACTCCGTCCCTACGTGGGGGGTGGCGTGGTGTTCACCACCAATGACACGGCAGCGGATGCTGGGGTGGACAATAACGTGGGCCCGATGATTACCGGCGGCCTGGATGTGCGATTTAACGATAAGTGGGTCGCCAATGCCGGGTTGAATGTGGGTTTTTTGGGCGATGATGCGGAGTTTGGCCTGGTGATTGGGGTGGGTTATATTTTCTCCAATCGCTAG